A stretch of the Panicum virgatum strain AP13 chromosome 9N, P.virgatum_v5, whole genome shotgun sequence genome encodes the following:
- the LOC120688997 gene encoding uncharacterized protein LOC120688997: MPEAKLIGDNIVGSLWFSSSDRERRFLAEAGSSFGFPLMEKRLMSTGVSQILQDVEGLSLKAFVASRYASRQLRIDNERTSQLARMEEHVVVLEKEKTALEEALVAARAEVKNHAEAAEAARRDALAAEKAKENAEKAKAEAEEAQRVAEAQRAHGKDVVQRWRTAINSFADLVQTDIHGLLAKFTIDPPEISQEENVEVAELFH; the protein is encoded by the coding sequence ATGCCGGAGGCGAAGCTGATCGGGGACAACATCGTCGGCAGTCTTTGGTTTTCGAGCAGCGATCGGGAGAGGAGATTCCTCGCCGAAGCCGGCTCCTCCTTCGGCTTTCCCCTTATGGAGAAGCGTCTGATGTCCACCGGAGTGAGCCAAATTCTTCAAGACGTCGAAGGCCTCTCCTTAAAGGCCTTCGTCGCTTCGCGCTACGCCTCCCGTCAACTCAGGATTGACAACGAACGAACTTCGCAGTTGGCAAGAATGGAGGAGCATGTGGTAGTCCTGGAAAAGGAAAAAACTGCTCTCGAGGAGGCACTCGTTGCTGCACGTGCTGAGGTGAAGAACCATGCCGAAGCAGCCGAGGCTGCTCGGCGGGACGCACTTGCTGCGGAGAAGGCCAAGGAAAATGCTGAAAAAGCTAAAGCTGAAGCCGAAGAGGCCCAGAGGGTTGCCGAAGCTCAACGTGCCCATGGGAAAGATGTTGTTCAGCGATGGCGCACCGCTATCAACTCCTTCGCAGATTTGGTGCAAACTGACATTCACGGCCTGCTCGCGAAGTTCACTATTGACCCTCCGGAGATATCGCAAGAGGAGAACGTCGAAGTGGCGGAGCTCTTCCACTAG